One Mycolicibacterium goodii genomic region harbors:
- a CDS encoding MGMT family protein — protein MPRVTEEQVEAVRTLVAAIPPGRVSTYGDIAEAVGLSSARIVGWVMRTDSSDLPWHRVVPASGRPAAHLATRQLERLRAEGVLATDGRIPLREYRHIF, from the coding sequence ATGCCGCGCGTCACCGAGGAGCAGGTGGAGGCGGTCCGCACGCTGGTCGCGGCGATTCCGCCGGGCAGGGTGTCGACCTACGGCGACATCGCCGAGGCCGTCGGGCTCTCCAGTGCGCGCATCGTCGGCTGGGTCATGCGGACCGATTCCTCGGATCTGCCGTGGCATCGCGTGGTTCCCGCGTCGGGGCGGCCCGCTGCGCATCTGGCCACCCGTCAGCTCGAACGTCTGCGCGCCGAGGGCGTTCTGGCCACCGACGGCCGTATCCCGTTGCGCGAGTACCGCCACATTTTCTAG
- a CDS encoding alpha/beta fold hydrolase, whose protein sequence is MSTDVLHVHRYGPPDTPQVLLIHGLTGHGQRWQTLATRYLPDLPVLAPDLIGHGRSSWAAPWTIDANVAALAALLDRPTLVVGHSFGGALALNLSAVHPDLVSGLILLDPAIALDGDWMRDIADDMLASPDYPDREEARLDKVNGSWGEVDPAEVERELDEHLVEVGDGRVGWRISVPAAMSYWSELARPVVLPRNPIPTVLVRAKRCRPPFVADALIDGLTERLGSRFTLLDWDCDHMVAQARPAETAELIRRQLG, encoded by the coding sequence ATGTCAACCGACGTGCTGCATGTCCACCGCTACGGTCCGCCCGACACACCGCAGGTGCTGCTCATCCACGGCCTGACCGGCCACGGTCAACGCTGGCAGACCCTGGCGACACGGTATCTGCCCGACCTTCCGGTCCTCGCCCCCGATCTGATCGGGCACGGGCGGTCCTCGTGGGCGGCGCCGTGGACGATCGACGCCAACGTCGCCGCGCTCGCGGCACTGCTGGACCGTCCCACCCTCGTGGTCGGGCACTCGTTCGGCGGGGCGCTGGCACTGAATCTGAGTGCCGTCCATCCGGATCTGGTGAGCGGACTGATCCTGCTCGATCCGGCGATCGCCCTGGACGGGGACTGGATGCGCGACATCGCCGATGACATGTTGGCCTCGCCGGACTATCCGGACCGTGAGGAGGCCCGTCTCGACAAGGTGAACGGCTCGTGGGGCGAGGTGGATCCCGCGGAGGTCGAACGCGAACTCGACGAACATCTCGTCGAGGTGGGTGACGGCCGCGTTGGCTGGCGGATCAGCGTGCCCGCGGCGATGTCGTACTGGAGTGAGCTCGCCCGCCCGGTTGTGCTGCCGCGCAATCCGATCCCGACGGTTCTGGTGCGGGCGAAGCGTTGCCGTCCACCGTTCGTGGCCGACGCGCTGATCGACGGGTTGACCGAACGGCTCGGCTCGAGGTTCACGCTGCTGGACTGGGACTGTGACCACATGGTGGCCCAGGCCAGGCCCGCCGAGACCGCCGAGTTGATCCGCCGACAGCTGGGCTGA